In Spiroplasma chinense, the DNA window ACCACTTTAATTATTATGTATTCAATTGATGTTAAATTAGCTTCAATTGCAACAGGTTGATTATTCTTTATGTTTGCAGTTATTTGAGTTATTTTTGTTTATTATAGACGTGCATTGATAACTGCAGTTGATGTAAGACAATCAATTGATGCAGATATAACTGATAGATTAATAAATGTAAGATTAATTAAATCATCTGGTTCTGAAATTAGAGAAACAAATAGAAATATTGATTTACATAAAAAATACGATACAAAACAACAAAAAGTTATTGGATGACAATCTATTTTGGTTGTTTTTAATAATGCTATGGCTTGAATGTTACCGGCATCTATGGTTATGATTTCGGTTTTAATGTATGAAAGTGTAAAAACACCAGCAGAGCTTTCTGTGATAATCACAACCTTTACTTCTGCTAGTTTTAACTTACTTACTAACCTAATGGTTCTTACAATGACTATGAGGGGTATGACAAGAGCTGCAAATTGTACTATGAGATTGAATTACATTTTTGATGCTAAATCAATTATGGAATTTAGCGATGAACCTATAAAAATTGATTCGATTGACAGTGTAGAGTTCAAAAATGTAGGTTTTTCATATCCTGAATCACCTAAAAATCAAATATTACCAGAAATAAACATAAGTTTTGATAAAGGAAAAAGTTATGCTTTTGTTGGTGAAACAGGGGTTGGTAAATCAACGATAGCTAAAATGTTACTTAGATTTTATGATGCAACAAAAGGCGAGGTTTTGATCAATAATATTGATATTAAAAAGTTAGATCTACCAAATTACTTATCTCTTGTTGGTTATGTTGAGCAAGAACCTCAAATTCTGTATGGCACTATTCTAGAAAATGTTATGTATGGTTTAAAAAACGTTGATAAAAAGGACGTTATTGAAGCATGTAAAAAAGCAAAATTGCATTCTTATATTGATACTTTGCCAGATAAATATGATACAATTTTGGGAGAACGTGGTTTTATGTTTTCGGGGGGTCAAAAACAAAGACTTGTTATTGCAAGGTTGTTTTTAAAAAATCCTCAATTACTTATTTTAGATGAGGCAACAAGTGCTTTGGACAATATTGTTGAAAAAGAGATCCAAAAAGAACTTGATGAACTTATGAAAAATAGAACAACGATTGTTATCGCACATAGGCTAAGCACAATCAAAAACGTTGACAATATTATAGTTTTAGAACGAAATATTGGAATAGGGCAAATTGGAACATTTGATAAATTAAAAAATGAACCGGGAAGGTTTCAAAAATTATATAAATATGGTTTATTAAAATAGGAGGTTTTATGGAAATAGATTGACAAGATATTTCTATGCAAATTATTACCCATTCTGGTACTGCAAAGACTAACGCAGTAATGGCTATCAGAAGTGCAAAAGAATTCAATTTTTCAAAGGCAGAAGAATTAATTGAGTCAGCTGAAACTGAAATGAACAAGGCGCACAATGCGCATATGGACATTGTGGTTCATGAAGCACAGGGAAATGATTTAGAGTACAAATTGTTATTTGTACATGCAGAAGACCAACTATTAAATACACAAACCATAATATTATTGGCAAAAGAAATGATAGAAATGTATAAAATAATCGAAAAAAAATAATATATTGAAAGTTAAAGGGTGAGTTAAAATGGCTAAAGCATTTACAATAGATTTAGGAGCAACTTCTGCAAAATGTGCTTTTTTTGATAACGATAAAGTTATTGCAAAATTTACATTTAGTACAAATCCAAGAGAAAACCTATTAGAAAACATAGGTAAAGAAGCAAGAGAAGTTGCTGAAAAAAATAACATTGATATGGATAATTTAGACTTTATAGGAATTGCAGTTTGTGGTATTGTTGACAATGCAGAGGGTAAAGTTATCTATTCAACAAACTTAGGTTGAAGAGATTATCCTGTTAAAGAAGAAATGACAAGAATATTTAAAAATGAAAAAGTTGTAGTATTGAATGATGCAAAAGCTGCAACGTTTGGTGAATGAAGTAAAGGGTTAAAAAAAGTACCTGATTCAATGGCTTTATTTACAATAGGAACTGGTGTTGGTGGAGGAGCTATCTTCAACGGGCGACTAGTTTTTGGAGATAACACTGGACTTCCAAGTGAACCTGGACATGGTGGTGGATTCCAAGATGAAATCCAATGTGGTTGTGGATTAAAAGGATGTATAGAACCTATTTCATCTGCTTCAGGAATTGAAAGAGAATTAATAGCAAAAGCTAAAGTTTCAACTGGACCTCTAGGCGAAAGATATCAAAAATTAGGAGATAATATGCATATTAAAGATATTGCAGATTTATTCCAAGAAAAAGATAAAGATGTAATTGCTGTGTTCTACAAAGCTTTAGAACCATTAGCAAAAATAATTTCTGTGATTATTCACTTCTTTGATGTGTCTATGATAGTTATTGGTGGAGGACCTTCAAATTTAGGAAAACCATTATTAGATCTATTGAAAAAACAAGCAGCAAATTATGTTTTACCAGATTTCTATGAACGTTTAAACATTGTTCAAGCTTCATTAAGCGATTTAGTTGGAGCTTGAGGTGTTTATGAATACGGTAAAGCTGAACTGAAATTCTAAAAAAATAAAACAAAATGTTTTGTTTTTTTATTTGTAAAGTTTAATTTATTTATATAAAATTTAGATAGTGAGGTTAATTATGAAAAGAATGCTAAGTTTATTAGGGTCACTTCTTTTATCAGCTAACATTGCAGTGGTTTCTGCAAATGTTGTTTCGTGTGAAGGAAGATACTCAAGACAAATAAATAATATTGTAAATAATGATAGAGAAATATATTTTGGTAAAAAACAATATGATTGAAGAGACATAAAAGAAAAAGATGGTACTTATCAATTGATAGCTAAAAATACACAATATTTTGACGACATAGCAAAAGAACCTCAAAAGTTTTATGATTTCACAAAAACAGTTTTAAAAGATTATGAAGAAGCAAACACTTGATTTGAATCACTAATAGCTGGAAATAAATTGTCTGCATGAAAAACAATAGTTCTAAGAGATGATCAAGAAATAGGAAATACATCATTTGAATTGAACTATGAGTTGGAAAATGAAATATTAGATTTTCTTGAAGATGAAATTATTACACCAGAATTTCAAGTTAATATTGCAAAATTGGCAGTAGCTAAAAAAGCATATACTTTGTTAATGGAAATTAAAAGTTATACTGAAAAAATTTCAGCAAATATAATTGGTGACGAAGAGGGAAGTTTGACTTCAAGAAACGAATGAGAAATAACTACTTTAATAAAGAAATCAGAAGTAAGTCTTGAAAGAAGTTTATTTGTACCTCTTTTTAAAACAATTAGTTTAGGGGTAATTAAATCTAGAGGAACAAGTCAAACTAAAATTAAGTTTGACCCAAGATTAGTTAGATACTTACAACCAGGAACGTTTGATGTTGAAGGAATTAAAGATGCTTATGATGATTTCCCTGGTAAAGAGGGCGACGAGGATTATATTAATGAAAGTGAATTATTCAACTATGCTGTTGCTTATAACAACTTAATTGAGAAAGTTTCGTTATTTGCATACGGAAAAAATACTGTAAGTGATATTGTTAAGGAAATAGGAGACTAATAAATATGGAAAAATATGCTAAATTCCCAGAGATAAATAGTCTCTACAATACAATTATTCAAAATAAACAAACTTACAAGAAAAATACTCAAGATATAAAAGAATCTAGAAAAATTTTGTCTGCAAAAAAACATAAAGCAAAAGATATCAAACATCATTTTAAAAAAATTATGCATGGTAAAATTAATGAACTTAAAAATGAATTCAACATTAATTTAACTGGATCTAAATATGTAAAAAATGATATTGATGCTATGTATGAAAAATACAACAATGAAGTAACTCTATTAAAACAAAGTTATAAAGAAAAAACAGAGTTAAGAGTTAATAAAGCAAATGATGAGATTAAATCAATTGAATCTGCTATTAAAGTTATGAAAGAAAAAAACAAAGCTCTTTCAATCAAAAACAAAGAATTAAAAATTACTATCAAAGATAAGTGAACACAACTTGAATCAGTAAGAAATGAAAAAGATATCGAACTAAAAAACGATGTAGTCGTTGCTGCGAAAATTTTTGCTGATAAAAAAGCAGAATTTAAGCAGAAATATATTGATGATAGAAACAAAATGATTGAAGAATTTAAAGTTGAAAACCCTGAAATAAAGAATTTCAATTCAATTTTAAGAAAGCAAACTAAATCAAGATTAAAACCATTTAAAAGCGACGATGAGCGCAAAGTTTATGAATTAACAGTGGCTCTTAATCAGTTGGCGATTCAATTTAAAAACAAAGTATCTTTCCAAAAGAAAATGTTTAGAGATACTAAACTTGAAGTTAGATACAACAAAGGAAAAGGTAAACCTCTTTCATTTAAAGTGTTTATTGATAACACAACAAAAGCTGCAGGAGCATTTTCAAATAATAAATTTATTTCTGCTTTAAGAGGAGGTTTCTTCTCAATTATGCCTTTGGTTATAGTTGGTGCTGCCTTTATTCTTATAAATAACATTATCTTATCTGCTGCAAACGGAGGATTATTCAACTTCTTTGTAATGGATATAGATTCATTAAATGTTTTAAACCAACTAAAATCAATTGGTGTTAACATTTGAAATGGTACATATGCATTTTATGCATTATTACTAGGAGCTGCAATTGCATATCATTTAGCACCATACTATAAAGTTAATAGTTGAGGGGCTGCTATGCTAACATGTGCGTCAATTGTTGTTATGAATACAACAATATTCTCAGACCTTACTTCAATGGGAAGTTCTGGAATGTTTACTGCAATATTGGTAGCTTTCTTATCAACTGTTATTTATGGAAAAGCATCAGAAAATGAAAAACTAAAAATCAAAATGCCTGAATCAGTACCTGATGGAGTGGCAAAATCATTTAATAACTTAATTCCTTATGCATTAGTTTTAATTATGTTCTCACTAATGGCATTTACAATTGCAGAAGTTGGACTGTTAATTGGAGATATTAAAATTGGAAATGAAGTTAGAACATTTAGTACATTCAACGAATTAATTGTTGTTGTTGTACAAAAACCTTTAGTTCATGCGGTTTCTGGATTTGGTGGAATGGTTACAATTGTATTCTTCTGACAAATTCTTTGATTTTTAGGAATTCACGCTTCTGGAATACTTTCACCAATTGTAGAACCAATACAATTGACAGGACTTATCCAAAATCAAGAAGCACTAGCTATTGGAGCTGATCCAAAATATGTATTTACAAATCCATTTATGAATAACTTTATTCACTTAGGTGGAACTGGGGGAACCATTGCTTTAATAATTGCTATATTTGTTTTCTCAAAAAGAAGTGATTGAAGAGCGATGGCAAAAATCACAATAATACCTGCACTATTCTGTGTTAACGAACCTTTAATGTTTGGATTACCAATAGTATTGAACCCAATACTATTAATTCCATTTGTAATTGGACCGTTAATAGCTGGAATGTTTGCTTACTTTGCAACAGTCACAGGTATGATGAGTTACACATCTGTAATTGTTCCATGGACAACCCCACCAATCATTGGAGGATTCTTATCCACAAAAGATGTCTGGGGTGGAATAGTTGCGCTGATTAACTTTGGAATATTGTTGAGCGTTTATACTCCATTTGTTTTACTTGCAAATAAACTTGAAAAACGCGAAT includes these proteins:
- a CDS encoding ABC transporter ATP-binding protein, with protein sequence MAEKFSSEKAFSKKKMFATIRMIGEGVKNYPINFFFLVFVNIFESIFFSTTTIVVREMTEAINNTVDQTSQFWGMSIHWTVWIYIGIGFYLCLLFFDFFTNFLSQLFAKKLEIHLRQKALSHIVNIDISYYSKNQIGLIMSRIINDTENVGSAFNDFFLNLIYMIASMTTTLIIMYSIDVKLASIATGWLFFMFAVIWVIFVYYRRALITAVDVRQSIDADITDRLINVRLIKSSGSEIRETNRNIDLHKKYDTKQQKVIGWQSILVVFNNAMAWMLPASMVMISVLMYESVKTPAELSVIITTFTSASFNLLTNLMVLTMTMRGMTRAANCTMRLNYIFDAKSIMEFSDEPIKIDSIDSVEFKNVGFSYPESPKNQILPEINISFDKGKSYAFVGETGVGKSTIAKMLLRFYDATKGEVLINNIDIKKLDLPNYLSLVGYVEQEPQILYGTILENVMYGLKNVDKKDVIEACKKAKLHSYIDTLPDKYDTILGERGFMFSGGQKQRLVIARLFLKNPQLLILDEATSALDNIVEKEIQKELDELMKNRTTIVIAHRLSTIKNVDNIIVLERNIGIGQIGTFDKLKNEPGRFQKLYKYGLLK
- a CDS encoding PTS lactose/cellobiose transporter subunit IIA, which codes for MEIDWQDISMQIITHSGTAKTNAVMAIRSAKEFNFSKAEELIESAETEMNKAHNAHMDIVVHEAQGNDLEYKLLFVHAEDQLLNTQTIILLAKEMIEMYKIIEKK
- a CDS encoding ROK family protein → MAKAFTIDLGATSAKCAFFDNDKVIAKFTFSTNPRENLLENIGKEAREVAEKNNIDMDNLDFIGIAVCGIVDNAEGKVIYSTNLGWRDYPVKEEMTRIFKNEKVVVLNDAKAATFGEWSKGLKKVPDSMALFTIGTGVGGGAIFNGRLVFGDNTGLPSEPGHGGGFQDEIQCGCGLKGCIEPISSASGIERELIAKAKVSTGPLGERYQKLGDNMHIKDIADLFQEKDKDVIAVFYKALEPLAKIISVIIHFFDVSMIVIGGGPSNLGKPLLDLLKKQAANYVLPDFYERLNIVQASLSDLVGAWGVYEYGKAELKF
- a CDS encoding PTS transporter subunit EIIC — protein: MEKYAKFPEINSLYNTIIQNKQTYKKNTQDIKESRKILSAKKHKAKDIKHHFKKIMHGKINELKNEFNINLTGSKYVKNDIDAMYEKYNNEVTLLKQSYKEKTELRVNKANDEIKSIESAIKVMKEKNKALSIKNKELKITIKDKWTQLESVRNEKDIELKNDVVVAAKIFADKKAEFKQKYIDDRNKMIEEFKVENPEIKNFNSILRKQTKSRLKPFKSDDERKVYELTVALNQLAIQFKNKVSFQKKMFRDTKLEVRYNKGKGKPLSFKVFIDNTTKAAGAFSNNKFISALRGGFFSIMPLVIVGAAFILINNIILSAANGGLFNFFVMDIDSLNVLNQLKSIGVNIWNGTYAFYALLLGAAIAYHLAPYYKVNSWGAAMLTCASIVVMNTTIFSDLTSMGSSGMFTAILVAFLSTVIYGKASENEKLKIKMPESVPDGVAKSFNNLIPYALVLIMFSLMAFTIAEVGLLIGDIKIGNEVRTFSTFNELIVVVVQKPLVHAVSGFGGMVTIVFFWQILWFLGIHASGILSPIVEPIQLTGLIQNQEALAIGADPKYVFTNPFMNNFIHLGGTGGTIALIIAIFVFSKRSDWRAMAKITIIPALFCVNEPLMFGLPIVLNPILLIPFVIGPLIAGMFAYFATVTGMMSYTSVIVPWTTPPIIGGFLSTKDVWGGIVALINFGILLSVYTPFVLLANKLEKRELMTKYKNIDLPGMVIQDKIQTNIIA